In Mycobacterium tuberculosis H37Rv, a single window of DNA contains:
- the hns gene encoding histone-like protein Hns: protein MPDPQDRPDSEPSDASTPPAKKLPAKKAAKKAPARKTPAKKAPAKKTPAKGAKSAPPKPAEAPVSLQQRIETNGQLAAAAKDAAAQAKSTVEGANDALARNASVPAPSHSPVPLIVAVTLSLLALLLIRQLRRR from the coding sequence ATGCCAGACCCGCAGGATCGACCCGACAGCGAGCCGAGCGACGCATCGACGCCGCCAGCTAAGAAGCTGCCGGCCAAGAAGGCCGCCAAGAAAGCACCAGCAAGAAAGACGCCGGCGAAGAAGGCACCCGCCAAAAAAACACCCGCCAAGGGTGCTAAGTCCGCGCCACCAAAGCCTGCCGAGGCGCCCGTCAGTTTGCAGCAGCGGATCGAAACCAACGGCCAGCTTGCAGCTGCTGCTAAGGATGCAGCGGCACAAGCAAAGTCGACAGTGGAAGGCGCCAACGACGCCCTGGCGCGCAACGCATCAGTGCCGGCGCCGAGTCACTCGCCCGTGCCGCTGATCGTTGCCGTCACGCTTAGCCTGCTGGCGCTGCTGCTGATCCGGCAACTGCGCCGCCGCTGA